In Streptomyces sp. NBC_00878, a single window of DNA contains:
- a CDS encoding helix-turn-helix domain-containing protein, translating into MSPRRSYDQYCSAARALDALGDRWTLLIVRELLAGPRRYTDLHADLPGVSTDVLASRLKDMERDGLATRRRLPPPGAAYVYELTGRGRELLPVLQALGEWGAPLLAERRPTDAVRAHWFALPLLRSLAGLGDGVVQVRLDEGEFYVRIGAEEGPVYGEGPAPEEPDAWLSLAAEACAAIGRGDLTLLDAVQDGQIAVTGDGPLAKALRES; encoded by the coding sequence ATGTCACCTCGCCGAAGCTACGACCAGTACTGTTCCGCTGCCCGGGCCCTCGATGCCCTCGGTGATCGCTGGACCCTCCTGATCGTCCGCGAGTTGCTGGCCGGTCCGCGCCGCTACACCGACCTGCACGCGGATCTGCCCGGTGTGAGCACGGACGTCCTCGCCTCCCGGCTCAAGGACATGGAACGGGACGGCCTTGCGACCCGGCGACGGCTGCCACCGCCGGGAGCGGCGTACGTGTACGAACTCACCGGCCGGGGGCGGGAGTTGCTGCCCGTCCTACAGGCACTCGGCGAGTGGGGCGCACCCCTGCTGGCGGAGCGGCGGCCCACCGACGCGGTACGCGCGCACTGGTTCGCTCTGCCGTTGCTGCGGTCCCTGGCGGGACTTGGCGACGGCGTCGTCCAAGTCCGCCTGGACGAAGGGGAGTTCTACGTACGGATCGGTGCGGAGGAGGGTCCGGTCTACGGGGAGGGACCGGCCCCCGAGGAACCGGACGCCTGGCTCTCGCTCGCCGCCGAGGCGTGCGCGGCGATTGGCAGAGGAGACCTGACCCTGCTCGACGCGGTACAGGACGGACAGATCGCGGTAACGGGCGACGGCCCCCTGGCCAAGGCCCTACGGGAGTCCTGA
- a CDS encoding pyridoxal phosphate-dependent aminotransferase, producing MEFRQSNKLSEVCYEIRGPVIEHADALEKAGHSVLRLNTGNPALFGFEAPEEILQDMIRMLPQAHGYTDSRGILSARRAVAGRYQTLGLEVGVDDVFLGNGISELISMAVQALVEDGDEVLIPAPDFPLWTAVTTLAGGKAVHYLCDEQADWYPDLDDMASKITDRTKAVVIINPNNPTGAVYPKEIIEGILDLARRHGLMVFADEIYDQILYDDAVHHSAAALAPDLVVLTFCGLSKTYRVAGFRSGWLVVTGPRQHAKNYLEGLTTLASMRLCANAPAQYAIQAALGGRQSIYDLTAPGGRLHEQRNRAWEKLNDIPGVSCVKPQGALYAFPRIDPEVHKIYDDEKFVLDLLLREKIQVVQGTGFNWPRPDHFRILTLPHADDLDAAISRIGRFLSGYRQ from the coding sequence ATGGAGTTCCGGCAGTCGAACAAGCTCAGCGAGGTCTGTTACGAGATCCGGGGCCCGGTGATCGAGCACGCCGACGCGCTGGAGAAGGCAGGCCACAGTGTGCTGCGCCTGAACACCGGCAACCCCGCGCTCTTCGGCTTCGAGGCGCCGGAGGAGATCCTCCAGGACATGATCCGGATGCTGCCCCAGGCACACGGGTACACGGACTCGCGCGGGATCCTCTCGGCCCGTCGGGCCGTGGCGGGGCGCTACCAGACGCTGGGCCTGGAGGTCGGCGTCGACGACGTCTTCCTCGGCAACGGCATCTCCGAGCTGATCTCGATGGCCGTGCAGGCGCTGGTGGAGGACGGCGACGAGGTCCTCATCCCGGCCCCCGACTTCCCCCTCTGGACGGCCGTCACGACCCTCGCGGGCGGCAAGGCGGTGCACTACCTCTGCGACGAACAGGCCGACTGGTACCCGGACTTGGACGACATGGCCTCGAAGATCACGGACCGCACCAAGGCCGTGGTCATCATCAACCCGAACAATCCCACCGGCGCGGTCTACCCCAAGGAGATCATCGAGGGCATCCTCGACCTCGCGCGCCGGCACGGCCTGATGGTGTTCGCGGACGAGATCTACGACCAGATCCTGTACGACGACGCCGTGCACCACTCGGCCGCCGCGCTCGCCCCCGACCTGGTGGTCCTCACCTTCTGCGGCCTCTCGAAGACGTATCGCGTGGCGGGTTTCCGCTCCGGCTGGCTGGTGGTCACGGGCCCGCGCCAGCACGCGAAGAACTACCTGGAGGGCCTCACCACGCTGGCCTCCATGCGGCTGTGCGCCAACGCCCCGGCCCAGTACGCGATTCAGGCCGCGCTCGGCGGCCGTCAGTCCATCTACGACCTCACGGCGCCCGGCGGCAGGCTGCACGAACAGCGCAACCGGGCCTGGGAGAAGCTCAACGACATCCCCGGTGTGTCGTGCGTCAAACCGCAGGGCGCGCTGTACGCGTTCCCGCGCATCGACCCCGAGGTGCACAAGATCTACGACGACGAGAAGTTCGTCCTGGACCTGCTGCTCCGCGAGAAGATCCAGGTCGTCCAGGGCACCGGCTTCAACTGGCCCCGCCCCGACCACTTCCGCATCCTCACCCTCCCGCACGCCGACGACCTGGACGCGGCGATCAGCAGGATCGGCCGGTTCCTGAGCGGGTACCGGCAGTAG
- a CDS encoding thioesterase family protein, whose product MAEPFSVPVTVRGYETDVQGHLNQAVYMNYAEHARWSLLQAAGITQAGLAAKGVGPVSLEMTIRYRRELRAGDEVEVTCVFLWGEGKTFRIEQTIRKSDGTVAAEITGVAGVLDLKERKLVADPRDYFRALASDPRAFGL is encoded by the coding sequence GTGGCCGAACCGTTTTCCGTGCCGGTGACCGTGCGCGGGTACGAGACCGACGTCCAGGGGCATCTGAACCAGGCCGTGTACATGAACTACGCGGAGCACGCCCGCTGGTCGTTGCTGCAGGCCGCCGGAATCACCCAGGCCGGTCTGGCGGCCAAGGGGGTGGGCCCGGTGTCACTGGAGATGACCATCCGCTACCGGCGGGAGCTGCGGGCCGGCGACGAGGTCGAGGTGACCTGCGTTTTCCTCTGGGGCGAGGGCAAGACGTTCCGGATCGAGCAGACGATCCGCAAGTCCGACGGCACGGTCGCCGCCGAGATCACGGGGGTCGCCGGCGTGCTGGACCTCAAGGAGCGCAAACTGGTCGCGGACCCGAGGGACTACTTCCGCGCACTGGCCTCGGACCCACGGGCGTTCGGCCTCTGA
- a CDS encoding ABC transporter ATP-binding protein, translating to MSLLNVNDVSYSYDGIVNVLSDVSFTVEEGTIVGLVGPNGSGKSTLIRNIFDLVRLQSGSILIGGHEHARPEAKQLGMYLSSNDYLPEFLTAREYISMMGKLFGLDADHGEALGLFRKFSMEGRYDDLIEDYSHGMRKKTQLVSALVVRPPLTIIDETLNGIDLEALHLAEKEFRRVRDEGRSILLCTHDFAVLERLADRTIFLDLGHVVYDEPTKDLVEEHGSVAAMVFDYLETSQR from the coding sequence GTGTCTCTCCTGAATGTCAACGACGTCAGCTACTCCTATGACGGCATTGTCAACGTCCTGTCGGACGTGTCCTTCACGGTGGAGGAAGGCACGATCGTCGGTCTCGTAGGCCCCAACGGCTCTGGAAAATCCACGCTGATCAGGAACATATTCGACCTCGTACGCCTTCAGTCCGGGTCCATTCTGATCGGCGGCCATGAGCACGCCCGGCCCGAGGCGAAGCAGTTGGGCATGTACCTTTCCAGCAACGACTACCTTCCCGAGTTCCTCACCGCCCGCGAATACATCTCCATGATGGGCAAACTGTTCGGCCTCGACGCCGACCACGGTGAAGCCCTCGGCCTGTTCCGCAAGTTCTCCATGGAGGGCCGCTACGACGACCTCATCGAGGACTACTCGCACGGCATGCGCAAGAAGACGCAGCTGGTGTCTGCGCTCGTTGTCCGCCCGCCGTTGACCATCATTGACGAGACCCTCAACGGCATCGACCTCGAAGCACTGCACCTCGCCGAGAAGGAATTCAGGCGGGTCCGCGACGAGGGCCGCTCGATTCTGCTGTGCACGCACGACTTCGCCGTGCTGGAGCGTCTGGCCGACAGGACCATCTTTCTCGACCTGGGCCACGTGGTGTATGACGAGCCGACGAAGGATCTGGTCGAAGAACACGGATCGGTGGCCGCGATGGTGTTCGACTACCTCGAAACGTCCCAGCGGTGA